The Brassica napus cultivar Da-Ae chromosome C7, Da-Ae, whole genome shotgun sequence genome has a segment encoding these proteins:
- the LOC106407338 gene encoding AP2-like ethylene-responsive transcription factor ANT yields the protein MKSFCDNDDNNHGNTTNLLGFSLSSNMLKMGGGGGEEALYSSSSSAATSSSVPPQLVVGDNSSNYGVCFGSNSAAGGMYSQMSVMPLRSDGSLCLMEALNRSSHSNQHHHTQVSSPKMEDFFGTHQNNTSNKEAMDLSLDSLFYNTTHEPNNNTNFQEFFSFPQARNHHEEETRSYQNDPGLTHGGGSFNVGVFGEFQQSLSLSMSPGSQSSCITGTHHHQNQNHQAQNHHQISEALGVETSVGFETTTMAAAAKKKRGQEEVMVVGQKQIVHRKSIDTFGQRTSQYRGVTRHRWTGRYEAHLWDNSFKKEGHSRKGRQVYLGGYDMEEKAARAYDLAALKYWGPSTHTNFSVENYQKEIEDMKNMTRQEYVAHLRRKSSGFSRGASIYRGVTRHHQHGRWQARIGRVAGNKDLYLGTFGTQEEAAEAYDVAAIKFRGTNAVTNFDISRYDVDRIMASNTLLSGELARRNINSIVVRNNNNEETAVNAAVDGGSNKEVNSPERVLSFPAIFALPQVGQKMFGANMVGNMNSWTTNPNAELKAVSHTLPQMPVFAAWADS from the exons atgaAGTCCTTTTGTGACAATGATGATAATAATCATGGCAACACGACCAATTTGCTAGGGTTTTCGTTGTCTTCAAATATGTTGAAaatgggaggaggaggaggagaagaagctctatactcatcttcttcttcagctgctACTTCTTCTTCTGTCCCACCGCAACTTGTTGTTGGTGATAACAGTAGCAACTATGGAGTTTGCTTTGGATCTAACTCAGCGGCTGGGGGAATGTATTCTCAAATGTCTGTGATGCCACTCAGATCTGACGGCTCTCTTTGCTTAATGGAAGCTCTCAATAGATCTTCTCACTCAAACCAGCATCACCATACTCAAG tttCATCTCCAAAGATGGAGGATTTCTTTGGGACCCATCAGAACAATACAAGTAACAAAGAAGCCATGGATCTTAGCTTAGATAGTTTATTCTACAACACCACTCATGAGCCAAACAACAACACAAACTTTCAAGAGTTCTTTAGCTTCCCACAAGCCAGAAACCACCATGAGGAAGAAACAAGAAGTTACCAGAATGACCCTGGTTTGACACATGGAGGAGGTTCTTTTAATGTAGGGGTATTTGGGGAATTTCAACAGTCACTGAGTTTGTCCATGAGCCCTGGGTCACAATCTAGCTGCATCACTGGCACTCACCaccaccaaaaccaaaaccaccAAGCTCAAAACCACCATCAGATCTCTGAAGCTTTGGGGGTGGAGACAAGTGTTGGATTTGAGACAACAACAATGGCGGctgctgcaaagaagaagagaggacaAGAGGAAGTAATGGTTGTTGGACAGAAACAGATTGTTCATAGAAAATCTATTGATACCTTTGGACAACGAACTTCTCAATACCGAGGCGTTACAAG ACACAGATGGACTGGTAGATATGAAGCTCATCTATGGGACAATAGTTTCAAGAAGGAAGGTCATAGCAGAAAAGGAAGACAAG TTTATCTGG GAGGTTATGATATGGAGGAGAAAGCTGCTCGAGCATATGATCTAGCTGCACTCAAGTACTGGGGTCCCTCTACTCACACCAATTTCTCT GTGGAGAATTATCAGAAAGAGATTGAGGACATGAAGAACATGACTAGACAAGAATATGTTGCTCACTTGAGAAGAAAAAGCAGTGGTTTCTCTAGGGGTGCTTCCATCTATAGAGGAGTCACAAG ACACCACCAGCATGGAAGGTGGCAAGCTCGGATCGGTAGAGTCGCCGGAAACAAAGATCTCTACCTCGGAACTTTTG GAACTCAAGAAGAAGCTGCGGAAGCCTATGATGTAGCAGCCATCAAGTTCCGTGGCACAAACGCTGTGACTAACTTTGATATATCAAGGTACGACGTTGATCGCATAATGGCTAGTAACACACTCTTGTCTGGAGAGTTAGCTAGAAGGAACATCAACAGCATCGTGGTtcgcaacaacaacaacgaagAAACCGCTGTTAACGCTGCCGTGGATGGTGGTTCGAACAAAGAAGTGAATAGTCCGGAGAGAGTTTTGAGTTTTCCGGCGATTTTCGCGTTGCCGCAAGTTGGTCAGAAGATGTTTGGAGCAAATATGGTCGGAAACATGAATTCCTGGACTACGAACCCTAATGCTGAGCTCAAGGCCGTCTCACATACTTTGCCTCAGATGCCTGTTTTCGCTGCGTGGGCTGATTCTTGA
- the LOC125590690 gene encoding zinc finger BED domain-containing protein RICESLEEPER 2-like has translation MVSSSSKSAQNGGDGKERECEDEVCQTPEFCGKRKQTDTPCGESSQPNKMKKIVVPRSGEPPTFRSICKSAEEYQSYLISNGKDQTVINDEGSVKTSNVPEPLFRETTNELLVLAELPLSFIESTCWKHFCNKVNFYKPHSRRTATRDIVEMFVKKKEALKRWLYTNNQRVSLTTDIWVSQVTGASYMVVTAHFVDPTWQLKKLILGFKFVNHKGQTISNVLLECLADWGIQKLFSITLDNATANTSAIKKLHREFDLVSPDVFVLDGNFLHMRCCAHIINLIAKEGLWDLGENVMAIRNTVQYVWSSTNRLNAFDQRVTTGKMTRGSLPMDVKTRWNSTFLMLSRALQFRVAFDKMEDEDRLYNDYFLEVENGAKRCGPPAISDWNAVEKLKRFLIIFYNSTLVVSASSKVNSYKCYGEIVTIERNFTTLANNLDPDLKLKAEDMMCKFLKYWDDIKNVNRMLIIEIIIDPRKKMTYANFCFEQLYGEDSLESKEMGESVLDLLRSMF, from the exons ATGGTTTCATCATCCTCTAAAAGTGCTCAGAACGGTGGAGATGGCAAAGAGCGTGAGTGTGAAGATGAAGTATGTCAAACTCCTGAGTTCTGTGGGAAAAGGAAGCAAACAGATACACCTTGTGGAGAAAGTTCTCAGCCAAATAAGATGAAAAAGATTGTTGTGCCAAGGTCTGGT GAACCTCCAACCTTCAGAAGCATCTGCAAATCTGCAGAAGAGTACCAGTCCTACTTGATCAGTAATGGAAAAGATCAAACTGTCATCAATGACGAAGGCAGTGTTAAGACATCAAACGTGCCTGAGCCGCTTTTCAGAGAAACCACGAATGAGCTACTCGTGTTAGCTGAATTGCCTCTTTCTTTCATAGAAAGTACATGCTGGAAACACTTCTGCAATAAG GTTAATTTTTACAAACCCCACTCAAGAAGAACCGCTACTAGGGACATTGTGGAgatgtttgtgaagaagaaagaggccCTGAAAAGATGGTTGTACACCAATAATCAGAGAGTTTCTCTTACCACTGATATTTGGGTATCTCAAGTAACAg GTGCAAGTTACATGGTTGTAACTGCACATTTTGTTGACCCAACTTGGCAGCTGAAGAAACTCATTCTAGGATTCAAATTCGTTAATCATAAAGGTCAGACCATTTCTAATGTTCTTCTAGAGTGTCTAGCTGATTGGGGAATTCAGAAATTGTTTTCTATCACACTAGACAATGCCACTGCTAATACCTCAGCTATTAAGAAATTACATAGGGAGTTCGATTTAGTCTCGCCTGATGTTTTCGTATTAGATGGAAACTTTCTTCATATGAGGTGTTGTGCACACATTATCAACTTGATAGCTAAGGAGGGTCTATGGGATTTAGGCGAAAATGTGATGGCTATCCGTAATACAGTCCAATATGTCTGGTCTTCTACCAATAGGCTAAATGCATTTGATCAAAGGGTTACTACTGGGAAGATGACCCGAGGAAGTCTGCCTATGGATGTTAAGACTAGGTGGAACTCAACTTTTCTCATGTTGTCTAGAGCATTACAGTTTAGAGTAGCTTTTGATAAAATGGAAGATGAGGATAGACTGTACAATGACTACTTCTTAGAAGTAGAAAATGGGGCTAAGAGGTGTGGACCGCCTGCTATTAGTGATTGGAACGCTGTGGAAAAGCTAAAGCGGTtcctaatcatattttataatagTACCTTGGTCGTCTCTGCTTCCTCGAAAGTGAATTCCTACAAATGCTATGGTGAGATTGTCACCATTGAGAGGAATTTCACCACATTGGCCAACAACTTGGACCCAGACTTGAAGTTGAAGGCTGAAGATATGATGTGCAAGTTTTTGAAGTATTGGGATGACATCAAAAACGTGAATAGGATGTTAATTATTGAGATAATAATTGatccgaggaagaagatgacGTATGCAAACTTTTGCTTTGAGCAACTTTATGGAGAGGATAGTTTGGAGTCCAAAGAAATGGGTGAATCTGTGCTTGATCTCCTTAGAAGCATGTTTTAA